Genomic DNA from Streptomyces sp. PCS3-D2:
GGCCGCGAGACCTTCGGCGCGAGCGTTTACGTCACCCGCAAGGGCGGCACCATCACCACCTGCGCCTCGACCTCGGGCTACATGCACCAGTACGACAACCGCTACCTGTGGATGTCGCTGAAGCGCATCGTCGGCTCGCACTTCGCCAACTACCGCGAGGCGTGGGAGGCCAACCGCCTGATCGCCAAGGGCAAGATCCACCCCACCCTCTCCAAGGTCTACTCCCTGGAGGAGACCGGCCAGGCCGCCTACGACGTCCACCGCAACCTCCACCAGGGCAAGGTCGGCGTCCTCGCGCTCGCCCCCGAGGAGGGCCTCGGCGTCCGCGACCACGAGATGCGCGCCCAGCACCTGGACGCCATCAACCGCTTCCGCAACGTCTGAGTCCGTTCAAAGGCCTAAGGGACAGCCTGAGATGACAGAGCGCCAGAAGGACCGTCCGTGGCTCATGCGGACGTACGCCGGCCACTCCACGGCCGAGGCGTCCAACGAGCTGTACCGCCGCAACCTCGCCAAGGGCCAGACCGGCCTGTCGGTCGCGTTCGACCTGCCGACGCAGACCGGCTACGACCCCGACCACATCCTCGCCCGCGGCGAGGTGGGCCGGGTCGGGGTCCCGGTCTCCCATCTGGGCGACATGAGGCGGCTGTTCCAGGACATACCCCTGGAGCAGATGAACACCTCGATGACGATCAACGCCACCGCCATGTGGCTGCTGGCGCTCTACCAGGTGGCCGCCGAGGAGCAGGGCGCGGACATCTCCCAGCTCCAGGGCACCACCCAGAACGACATCGTCAAGGAGTACCTCTCGCGCGGGACGCACGTCTTCCCGCCGGGGCCGTCCCTGCGGCTGACGACCGACATGATCGCGTACACGGTCAACCACATCCCGAAGTGGAACCCGATCAACATCTGCAGCTACCACCTGCAGGAGGCCGGGGCCACCCCGGTCCAGGAGATCTCGTACGCGATGTCCACGGCGATCGCCGTCCTCGACTCGGTGCGCGACTCCGGGCAGGTTCCCGAGGAGCGCTTCGGCGAGGTGGTGGCCCGCATTTCCTTCTTCGTGAACGCGGGCGTCCGCTTCATCGAGGAAATGTGCAAGATGCGCGCCTTCGGCCGCATCTGGGACAAGGTCACCCAGGAGCGCTACGGCATCGAGAACGCCAAGCAGCGCCGCTTCCGCTACGGCGTCCAGGTCAACTCCCTCGGACTCACCGAAGCGCAGCCGGAGAACAACGTGCAGCGCATCGTGCTGGAGATGCTCGCGGTCACCCTCTCCAAGGACGCCCGCGCCCGCGCGGTACAGCTGCCCGCCTGGAACGAGGCGCTGGGCCTGCCCCGGCCCTGGGACCAGCAGTGGTCGCTGCGCATCCAGCAGGTCCTGGCACACGAGAGCGACCTGCTGGAGTACGACGACATCTTCGCCGGATCCCACGTCATCGAAGCCAAAGTCGACTCCCTGGTCGCCGACTGCCTGGCCGAGATCGACCGGATCCAGGAGATGGGCGGCGCCATGGCCGCCGTCGAGTCCGGCTACCTGAAGTCCCAGCTGGTCTCCTCGCACGCCGAGCGGCGGGCGCGGATCGAGGCCGGCGAGGACAAGATCGTCGGCGTGAACTGCTTCGAGCAGACCGAACCGAACCCGCTGACGGCCGACCTGGACGGCGCCATCATGACGGTGGACGGAGCCGTGGAGGCCTTCACCGTCGAGCGGATCGGCCGCTGGCGGTCCGAGCGGCAGGAGTCCTCGGACCGCCAGGGCAACGGCGACCCGTTCGTCTTCCCCACCGTGGGGCAGGCTCTGGACCGGCTCAAGGAGGCCGCCGCCGGAACCGAGAACCTGATGGAGGCCACCCTGGAGTGCGCCCGGGCCGGTGTCACCACCGGCGAGTGGGCGGGCGCGCTGCGCGAGGTGTTCGGCGAGTTCCGCGCCCCGACCGGCGTCTCCTCGGCCCCGGTCGCCGTCGCCGCCGAACCGGGCACGCCGATGCACGAGGTCCGCGAGAAGGTGGCCCGCACCGCCGACGACCTCGGCTCGGGCCGGCTGCGCCTGCTGGTGGGCAAGCCCGGCCTGGACGGACACTCCAACGGGGCGGAGCAGATCGCCGTCCGCGCCCGCGACGCCGGCTTCGAGGTGGTCTACCAGGGCATCCGGCTGACGCCGGAGGAGATCTCCTCCGCCGCGCTGGCCGAGGACGTGCACTGCGTGGGACTGTCCATCCTGTCCGGATCGCACAGCGCCCTGGTGCCGGACGTCCTGGAACGGCTGCGCACCGCGGGGGCGGGTGACATCCCCGTCATCGTCGGAGGCATCATTCCCAACGCCGACGCCGTCGCGCTCAGGGCCGCGGGGGTGGCCGCCGTCTTCACGCCGAAGGACTTCGGCATCACGGAGATCATCGGCCGTATCGTCGACGAGATCCGCAAGGCCAACAAGCTCGACCCACTCGACAACGCCGCCATCATTGCAAGCACGGAGGTCCCCGCATGACCACGCCAGTCCACCCGGTCAACCGCCTTCGCCCGCGCCGCTCCTGCCTCGCGGTGCCCGGCTCGAACCCGCGGTTCCTGGAGAAGGCCCAGGGGCTGCCGGCCGACCAGGTCTTCCTGGACCTGGAGGACGCCTGCGCCCCGCTCGCCAAGGAAGGCGCCCGCCACACCATCGTGGACGCGCTGAACAACGGCGACTGGACCGGCAAGACCCGCGTCGTGCGCGTCAACGACTGGACCACCCACTGGACCTACCGCGACGTCATCACGGTCGTCGAGGGCGCCGGCCAGAACCTCGACTGCATCATGCTGCCGAAGGTCCAGGACGCCCAGCAGGTCGTGGCCCTCGATCTCCTCCTGACCCAGATCGAGAAGACGATGGGCTTCGAGGTCGGCAAGATCGGCATCGAGGCGCAGATCGAGAACGCCAAGGGCCTGGTGAACGTCGACGAGATCGCCGCCGCCTCGCCCCGGCTGGAGACCATCATCTTCGGCCCGGCCGACTTCATGGCCTCCATCAACATGAAGTCCCTGGTCGTGGGCATGCAGCCGCCCGGCTACCCGGCGGACGCCTACCACTACATCCTCATGCGCATCCTGATGGCGGCCCGGACGCACAACCTCCAGGCGATCGACGGCCCCTTCCTCCAGATCCGCGACGTGGACGCCTACCGCGAGGTGGCGGGCCGGGCAGCGGCGCTGGGCTTCGACGGCAAGTGGGTGCTGCACCCCGGCCAGGTCGACGCGGCCAACGAGGTCTTCTCCCCCTCCCAGGAGGACTACGACCACGCCGAGCTGATCCTCGACGCGTACGACTGGTGCACGTCGGAGGCCGGCGGCAAGAAGGGCTCGGCGATGCTCGGCGACGAGATGATCGACGAGGCCAGCCGCAAGATGGCCCTGGTCATCGCGGGCAAGGGCCGGGCGGCCGGCATGCAGCGCACCACCAAGTTCGAGATTCCCACCGGCTGACAAGGACAGACCACCATGCAGTTCGGACGCACGTACGAGGAGTTCGAGGTCGGGGCGGTCTACAAGCACTGGCCCGGGAAGACGGTCACGGAGTACGACGACCACCTCTTCTGCCTCCTGACCATGAACCACCACCCGCTCCACATGGACGCGAACTACGCCGAGAACACCACCGACTTCGGCAAGAACGTCGTCGTGGGCAACTACATCTACTCGCTGCTGCTCGGCATGTCCGTGCCGGACGTCTCCGGGAAGGCCATCGCCAACCTGGAGATCGAGTCCCTGCGGCACGTGGCGCCGACCTTCCACGGCGACACGATCTACGGCGAGACCACGGTCCTCGACAAGACGCCGTCGAAGTCGAAGAACGACCGCGGCATCGTCTACGTGGAGACCAAGGGCTACAAGCAGGACGGCACCCTCGTCTGCGTCTTCCGGCGCAAGGTGATGGTCCCGACCGAGACGTACATCAAGGAGCGCGGCGGCGAGCAGCCCGGCCGCCCCCGGCCGAAGACCCAGGAGAAGTAGCCATGGCCCGACTCGCCCAGACCGCCGGGCTGACCGACGTCCAGCGGGAGATCCTCAAGACCGTCCGCGAGTTCGTCGACAAGGAGATCATCCCGGTCGCCACCGAGCTGGAGCACCGCGACGAGTACCCGCAGCAGATCGTCGACGGCCTCAAGGAGCTCGGCCTCTTCGGGCTGATGATCCCGGAGGAGTACGGCGGCCTGGGTGAGTCGCTCCTCACCTACGCGCTGTGCGTCGAGGAGATCGCGCGCGGCTGGATGTCCGTCTCGGGCATCATCAACACGCACTTCATCGTGGCGTACATGCTCAAGCAGCACGGCACGCAGGAGCAGAAGGACCACTTCCTCCCGCGCATGGCGCTGGGCGAGGTGCGCGGCGCCTTCTCGATGTCCGAGCCGGCGCTCGGTTCCGACGTGTCGGCCATCACGTCCAAGGCGGTGAAGGACGGCGACGAGTACGTCCTGAACGGCCAGAAGATGTGGCTGACGAACGGCGGCAGCTCCACCCTGGTGGCCGTTCTCGTCCGGAGTGACGAAGGACACCCCGAGGGCACCGCG
This window encodes:
- a CDS encoding protein meaA, translating into MTERQKDRPWLMRTYAGHSTAEASNELYRRNLAKGQTGLSVAFDLPTQTGYDPDHILARGEVGRVGVPVSHLGDMRRLFQDIPLEQMNTSMTINATAMWLLALYQVAAEEQGADISQLQGTTQNDIVKEYLSRGTHVFPPGPSLRLTTDMIAYTVNHIPKWNPINICSYHLQEAGATPVQEISYAMSTAIAVLDSVRDSGQVPEERFGEVVARISFFVNAGVRFIEEMCKMRAFGRIWDKVTQERYGIENAKQRRFRYGVQVNSLGLTEAQPENNVQRIVLEMLAVTLSKDARARAVQLPAWNEALGLPRPWDQQWSLRIQQVLAHESDLLEYDDIFAGSHVIEAKVDSLVADCLAEIDRIQEMGGAMAAVESGYLKSQLVSSHAERRARIEAGEDKIVGVNCFEQTEPNPLTADLDGAIMTVDGAVEAFTVERIGRWRSERQESSDRQGNGDPFVFPTVGQALDRLKEAAAGTENLMEATLECARAGVTTGEWAGALREVFGEFRAPTGVSSAPVAVAAEPGTPMHEVREKVARTADDLGSGRLRLLVGKPGLDGHSNGAEQIAVRARDAGFEVVYQGIRLTPEEISSAALAEDVHCVGLSILSGSHSALVPDVLERLRTAGAGDIPVIVGGIIPNADAVALRAAGVAAVFTPKDFGITEIIGRIVDEIRKANKLDPLDNAAIIASTEVPA
- a CDS encoding CoA ester lyase; the encoded protein is MTTPVHPVNRLRPRRSCLAVPGSNPRFLEKAQGLPADQVFLDLEDACAPLAKEGARHTIVDALNNGDWTGKTRVVRVNDWTTHWTYRDVITVVEGAGQNLDCIMLPKVQDAQQVVALDLLLTQIEKTMGFEVGKIGIEAQIENAKGLVNVDEIAAASPRLETIIFGPADFMASINMKSLVVGMQPPGYPADAYHYILMRILMAARTHNLQAIDGPFLQIRDVDAYREVAGRAAALGFDGKWVLHPGQVDAANEVFSPSQEDYDHAELILDAYDWCTSEAGGKKGSAMLGDEMIDEASRKMALVIAGKGRAAGMQRTTKFEIPTG
- a CDS encoding MaoC family dehydratase, with product MQFGRTYEEFEVGAVYKHWPGKTVTEYDDHLFCLLTMNHHPLHMDANYAENTTDFGKNVVVGNYIYSLLLGMSVPDVSGKAIANLEIESLRHVAPTFHGDTIYGETTVLDKTPSKSKNDRGIVYVETKGYKQDGTLVCVFRRKVMVPTETYIKERGGEQPGRPRPKTQEK